The Hymenobacter sp. 5317J-9 genome has a window encoding:
- the ppk1 gene encoding polyphosphate kinase 1 — translation MKVLSRDLSWLRFNARVLQEAQSPAVPLLERLKFLAIFSSNLDEFFKVRVATLRRLAKLKKKTRARLSERPKRVLKEVLAEVARQQEEFGATFREQLLPELNAHHIHLISEAELTDAQREWTARYFRENVRDLLSPVALDETLHHLFLKDQAVYLTFFLSQPRERKAKAEAERVLVMELPTKRHGGRFVRLPDEGEERFVLFLDDVIRVGAAELFPAYERVDVNAIKLSRDAELDIEEEVSGDLMEKIRSSLAKRTTGFPARLLYDPRMPAEALRAIKQKTGITDEELVEGSRYHNFRDFFGFPDFGETSFQYPEWPALAHPTLPRTGSLLDAIGQRDHLLHPPYQSFDYVTRLLREAATDPRVSSISITLYRVASKSAVVKALLKAAKHGKQVTAVVELKARFDEESNLFWADKLKRAGAHVVFTPPELKCHSKLLLIARREADETTRRYAYFSTGNFNESTAGLYTDHGLFTADERLTQESAAVFGYLLDQSTVPQLEYLLVAPFGLRPGLSTLIDYEIKQAKKGRDASIILKVNAIEDEGMIAKLYEASKAGVRIELIVRGIGRLLPGLPECSANIQQRGLVDRFLEHSRVYVFGHGGEEKVYVSSADWMTRNLDRRVEVAFPIFDDGLRAEVRHLLDLQRRDNVKARDFDNKYIEAAEGEKPLRAQEATYAWLKGLKRRMAKQ, via the coding sequence TTGAAAGTCCTTTCCCGCGACCTGAGCTGGCTGCGTTTCAACGCCCGCGTGCTGCAAGAAGCCCAGAGCCCCGCCGTGCCGCTGCTGGAACGGCTCAAGTTTCTGGCCATTTTCAGCAGCAACCTCGACGAGTTTTTCAAGGTGCGCGTGGCCACGCTGCGGCGACTGGCCAAGCTCAAAAAGAAAACCCGCGCCCGGCTCAGCGAGCGGCCCAAGCGCGTGCTGAAGGAAGTGCTGGCCGAAGTGGCGCGGCAGCAGGAGGAATTCGGCGCCACGTTCAGGGAGCAGCTACTGCCCGAGCTTAACGCCCACCACATTCACCTCATCAGCGAAGCGGAGCTGACCGACGCGCAGCGCGAGTGGACGGCCCGCTACTTCCGCGAAAACGTGCGCGACCTGCTCTCGCCGGTGGCGCTGGACGAGACGCTGCACCACCTCTTTCTGAAGGACCAGGCCGTCTACCTCACCTTCTTCCTCAGCCAGCCGCGCGAGCGTAAGGCCAAAGCCGAAGCTGAGCGTGTGCTGGTGATGGAGCTGCCCACCAAGCGCCACGGCGGCCGCTTCGTGCGCCTGCCGGACGAGGGCGAGGAGCGGTTCGTGTTGTTTCTCGACGACGTTATCCGGGTCGGCGCGGCCGAGCTGTTTCCGGCGTACGAGCGGGTCGACGTCAACGCCATCAAGCTCTCGCGCGATGCGGAGCTTGATATCGAGGAAGAAGTATCGGGCGACTTGATGGAGAAAATCCGCAGCAGCCTGGCCAAGCGCACCACCGGTTTTCCGGCCCGCCTGCTCTACGACCCCCGCATGCCCGCCGAGGCCCTGCGCGCCATCAAACAGAAAACCGGCATCACCGACGAAGAGCTGGTGGAAGGCAGCCGCTACCACAATTTCCGCGACTTTTTCGGCTTCCCGGATTTTGGCGAAACCAGCTTCCAGTACCCCGAGTGGCCGGCGCTGGCCCACCCCACGCTGCCGCGCACGGGCAGCCTGCTCGACGCCATTGGGCAGCGCGACCACCTGCTGCACCCGCCCTACCAAAGCTTCGACTACGTGACGCGCCTGCTGCGCGAAGCCGCCACCGACCCGCGCGTGTCCAGCATCAGCATCACGCTCTACCGCGTGGCCAGCAAAAGCGCCGTGGTAAAAGCCTTGCTCAAAGCCGCCAAGCACGGCAAGCAGGTCACGGCCGTGGTGGAGCTGAAAGCGCGCTTTGACGAAGAGTCGAACCTGTTTTGGGCCGACAAGCTGAAGCGCGCCGGCGCCCACGTCGTGTTCACGCCGCCCGAGCTCAAGTGCCACAGCAAGCTGCTGCTCATTGCGCGCCGCGAAGCCGACGAAACCACCCGCCGCTACGCCTATTTCAGCACCGGCAACTTCAACGAAAGCACCGCCGGCCTTTACACCGACCACGGTCTGTTCACGGCCGATGAGCGGCTCACGCAGGAGTCGGCGGCCGTGTTTGGCTACCTGCTCGACCAAAGCACCGTGCCCCAGCTGGAATACCTGCTGGTGGCGCCTTTCGGCCTGCGCCCCGGCCTCAGCACCCTCATCGACTACGAAATCAAGCAGGCCAAAAAGGGCAGGGATGCCTCCATCATTCTCAAGGTCAACGCCATTGAGGACGAAGGCATGATTGCCAAGCTCTACGAAGCCAGCAAGGCCGGCGTGCGCATCGAGCTCATTGTGCGCGGCATTGGCCGCTTGCTGCCGGGCCTGCCCGAATGCAGTGCCAACATTCAGCAGCGCGGCCTAGTAGACCGTTTCCTGGAGCATAGCCGCGTGTATGTATTCGGCCATGGCGGCGAGGAGAAAGTGTACGTTTCGTCGGCTGACTGGATGACACGCAACCTCGACCGCCGCGTGGAAGTAGCTTTCCCCATCTTCGACGACGGCCTGCGGGCTGAAGTGCGCCACCTGCTCGACCTGCAGCGCCGCGACAATGTGAAGGCCCGCGATTTCGACAACAAATACATTGAAGCCGCCGAAGGCGAAAAGCCCCTGCGTGCTCAGGAGGCCACCTACGCGTGGCTAAAAGGCCTGAAGCGCCGGATGGCAAAGCAGTAA
- a CDS encoding histidine phosphatase family protein, translating into MKTLYLLRHAKSSWSFDELSDQERPLNDRGRDDAPLMGKALAKRRICPDLVVSSPAVRAMSTAVLVAREMQYPHDKIVVDAGIYNTDVDGLLGVIHHLPDTAASVLLVGHNPTITETANELSPSSLNEMPTAAVVCLRFDTDRWEDVAKANAEFYFYDYPRNAE; encoded by the coding sequence ATGAAAACCCTGTACCTCCTTCGCCACGCCAAATCCAGCTGGAGCTTCGACGAGCTCAGCGACCAGGAACGCCCCCTCAACGACCGGGGCCGCGACGATGCCCCGCTCATGGGCAAGGCCCTGGCCAAGCGCCGCATCTGCCCAGATTTGGTGGTGAGCTCGCCGGCCGTGCGCGCCATGAGCACGGCCGTGCTGGTGGCCCGCGAAATGCAATACCCCCACGACAAGATTGTGGTCGATGCCGGCATCTACAACACCGACGTGGACGGGCTGCTCGGCGTCATTCACCACCTGCCCGACACGGCTGCTTCGGTGCTGCTAGTGGGCCACAACCCCACCATCACCGAAACGGCCAATGAGCTGTCGCCGTCGTCGCTGAACGAGATGCCCACCGCCGCCGTGGTGTGCCTGCGCTTCGATACCGACCGCTGGGAAGACGTGGCCAAAGCCAACGCCGAGTTCTACTTCTACGACTACCCGCGCAATGCGGAATAA